A stretch of Candidatus Bipolaricaulota bacterium DNA encodes these proteins:
- a CDS encoding ribonuclease J, with product MRVVRLGHSEGVGASCFAYDNGSSVVMVDCGVHMGIQLRHQATMDSDEPFVIYPEALPNMRWILENRERIVGWFLTHGHLDHIGGLTSLPEEILNSVPFYGTPFTAAMIRALFHKAQKKMPHITFLSADQKGGDFELPGEDLRICYRGVPHSIPQSIALAISSRGKTAVHLTDFKFAGQDFPASKIALASWLKDYSGADLLVLDVLNADREEGETLPESLVYGSIWEVIDRTPLSNTVFAAMFSTNIDRIRETARLAGLCGRSVEYAGRALINSVNNAREAGEYNLDPGGNDDPPKLVIMTGCQGEPGSALSKAAYGEDVGWTPRDGDSVIISSTVIPGGEHRVGEMIYRLTKAGAHVFVASKAFSRRFSYRGVISMNHLHVSGHGGLGDMELAIREVYPQTVLPIHADKTGSKAFTSFCRSRFPKTGISTCLQGESLSL from the coding sequence ATGCGGGTGGTTCGTTTGGGCCACTCCGAAGGTGTGGGAGCGTCGTGTTTCGCCTATGACAACGGATCCAGCGTTGTCATGGTCGATTGCGGCGTTCACATGGGTATTCAACTTCGCCATCAGGCGACAATGGATTCGGATGAGCCGTTTGTTATTTACCCGGAAGCTCTGCCGAACATGCGGTGGATACTTGAAAATCGAGAGCGCATCGTAGGGTGGTTTCTCACCCACGGCCATCTCGATCACATTGGCGGACTGACATCATTGCCCGAGGAGATTTTAAACTCGGTGCCGTTTTATGGCACCCCGTTCACAGCGGCCATGATTCGCGCACTATTTCATAAAGCGCAGAAAAAAATGCCGCATATTACATTTCTTTCAGCGGATCAAAAGGGCGGCGATTTTGAACTGCCCGGGGAAGATCTGCGGATCTGTTACCGCGGGGTGCCGCACAGCATTCCGCAGTCGATCGCTTTGGCGATTTCGTCGCGCGGCAAGACTGCGGTGCACCTGACTGATTTCAAGTTTGCCGGGCAAGACTTTCCGGCAAGCAAGATAGCTCTCGCGAGCTGGCTGAAGGATTACTCTGGCGCGGATCTTCTCGTCCTAGATGTGCTCAATGCAGACAGGGAAGAAGGAGAAACCTTGCCAGAGAGCCTGGTTTACGGCTCGATCTGGGAGGTTATTGACCGGACTCCCCTGAGTAACACGGTGTTCGCGGCCATGTTTTCCACGAACATCGATCGGATTCGGGAAACCGCGCGGTTGGCCGGTCTCTGCGGACGATCCGTTGAGTACGCGGGCCGAGCTTTGATAAATAGCGTAAACAACGCCCGCGAGGCCGGAGAGTACAATCTCGATCCCGGAGGCAACGATGATCCTCCCAAGCTGGTCATCATGACCGGTTGCCAGGGAGAGCCCGGCTCTGCTTTGTCAAAGGCGGCCTATGGAGAAGATGTCGGCTGGACTCCGAGAGATGGAGATTCGGTTATCATTTCCTCCACCGTTATTCCCGGAGGCGAGCATCGGGTAGGTGAAATGATTTATCGTTTGACTAAAGCCGGCGCCCATGTCTTCGTGGCCTCCAAGGCCTTTTCGCGTCGATTCTCCTATCGGGGGGTCATCTCAATGAATCATCTTCATGTTTCCGGCCACGGCGGATTGGGAGACATGGAGCTCGCGATCAGGGAGGTTTATCCTCAAACCGTTTTGCCCATTCATGCGGATAAAACGGGAAGCAAGGCGTTCACCTCTTTTTGCCGGAGCAGGTTTCCTAAAACCGGAATTTCCACATGTTTGCAAGGAGAGAGTCTCTCTTTGTAG
- the ruvB gene encoding Holliday junction branch migration DNA helicase RuvB: MTKTADKENRIASPIAKINENEMETSLRPRKLDEYIGQNKIKENVLISIEAAKKRNEPLEHILLFGPPGLGKTTLAHVIANEMGTNMRVTSGPAIEKGGDLAAILTNLQPGDILFIDEIHRLNRSIEEILYPAMEDYALDIVIGKGPSARTVRLELPKFTLIGATTKISCLSAPLRDRFGNVYRLDFYSHEDIEKIILRSARVLNCDFFDECSKDIAARSRKTPRVANRLLKRVRDFAEVKNNGRIERQIAEQALKMLEIDELGLDDVDRKLLLTIIDKFAGGPVGLNTIAAATSEEMDAIEDVFEPFLLQLGFIDRTPRGRMVTEKAYKHLNVPFARNT; this comes from the coding sequence ATGACAAAAACAGCTGACAAGGAAAACAGAATCGCCAGCCCGATCGCCAAAATCAATGAAAATGAGATGGAAACCTCCCTTCGTCCGCGCAAGCTGGACGAATATATCGGGCAGAACAAAATAAAGGAAAACGTTTTGATTTCAATTGAGGCGGCGAAAAAACGAAATGAGCCGCTGGAACATATTTTATTATTCGGCCCGCCCGGACTGGGAAAAACCACTTTGGCGCATGTGATCGCCAATGAAATGGGAACCAATATGCGCGTGACTTCCGGCCCGGCCATTGAAAAGGGCGGAGATTTGGCCGCCATTTTAACCAATCTGCAGCCGGGCGATATTTTATTTATCGACGAAATTCACCGGTTGAACAGATCTATTGAAGAAATATTGTACCCGGCCATGGAAGATTACGCTTTGGACATTGTCATCGGCAAGGGACCGTCCGCGCGCACTGTGCGGCTGGAGTTGCCGAAGTTCACCTTAATCGGCGCCACGACCAAAATCAGCTGTCTGTCCGCCCCTCTTAGAGATCGTTTCGGCAATGTCTATCGTCTGGATTTTTATTCGCATGAAGATATTGAAAAAATAATTTTAAGATCGGCCAGGGTTTTGAACTGCGATTTTTTTGACGAATGTTCAAAAGACATTGCGGCGCGTTCGCGCAAAACGCCTCGCGTGGCCAATCGTTTGTTAAAACGCGTGCGCGATTTTGCGGAAGTGAAAAACAACGGCCGGATCGAACGACAAATCGCGGAGCAAGCTTTGAAAATGCTGGAAATAGACGAGCTGGGTCTCGACGATGTGGACAGAAAATTGCTTTTAACGATTATTGATAAATTCGCCGGAGGTCCGGTGGGTTTGAATACCATTGCCGCGGCCACCTCCGAGGAAATGGACGCCATTGAAGATGTTTTCGAGCCATTTTTGTTGCAACTCGGCTTTATCGATCGCACGCCGCGAGGCAGAATGGTGACCGAAAAGGCGTACAAGCATTTGAATGTGCCGTTTGCGCGTAACACATAG
- a CDS encoding PH domain-containing protein encodes MVSLTHFPNQQADETIILSMRRHWIAVFKLIVMFIALVGLILLFDLVAYEYTEIWSGEVGFSLMILGNSAYLLFVLLFSFSHFVDYYLDIWIVTDKRIINIEQKGLFARVVSEKELFRMQDVTSEVEGFWATFFNYGDVFIQTAGETSRFVFRQVPNASEVAQKISDLVTKTRETKPFPMYVTEPNAKIDDEL; translated from the coding sequence ATGGTCTCACTGACTCATTTTCCCAATCAGCAAGCCGATGAAACGATTATTTTATCGATGCGCCGTCACTGGATCGCGGTGTTCAAATTGATTGTAATGTTTATAGCGTTGGTCGGATTGATTTTACTTTTTGATTTGGTAGCGTATGAATACACGGAAATTTGGAGCGGTGAGGTCGGATTTTCGCTGATGATTTTGGGCAACAGCGCGTATTTATTGTTTGTTTTGTTATTTTCTTTTTCTCATTTCGTGGATTATTATTTGGATATTTGGATTGTCACGGACAAAAGAATCATCAATATCGAACAAAAAGGCCTTTTCGCCAGAGTGGTTTCGGAAAAGGAATTATTTCGCATGCAGGACGTGACTTCCGAGGTCGAAGGTTTTTGGGCGACCTTTTTCAATTACGGCGATGTTTTTATTCAGACCGCCGGTGAAACGTCTCGTTTCGTTTTCAGGCAGGTGCCGAACGCGTCCGAGGTAGCGCAAAAGATCAGTGACCTGGTCACCAAGACCAGAGAAACCAAGCCGTTCCCGATGTACGTGACCGAACCGAATGCCAAAATAGACGACGAATTATAA
- a CDS encoding SpoIID/LytB domain-containing protein has product MLPENKNQTYCRNYRLQPDKKPNLLVNLTFAFLILVVTSCGLRHIENTVYNKNSNLDLPQKLNPFHVTVALAATQTNSNASQFLEQSHARVKIVPNKGFTFEAKFKNTGDNVWKKGHVYLKSKTSGLKFRHEFWPDPFLPGAMMEDSIAPGQVATFRFAVQAPPAFGDYDGTFVLADDNVMIKGGDISISMYVTDNPANPDPRDFAVEKPAPINTPAPSETAELPTASPNNRTDCPYTLSSSTNADSNCLPQMASTGPRIRVGLFYSDNAFEIKNTKAWQLFDSNNNTIASFAANEKLSATFDPSTNKYSYIKSDKSVSTSNYLILKNTNNGIFEITSFENRPAWNTALNDNTFSGDLEIRHNDSKDRTWIINELPMEDYLRGIAETSNGSPIEYLKTMAVAARTYAYYHFTKATKHADEYYHVDATYDQVYRGYNVSLRLKDMQKAIDETNGIVATYEGKPIVAAYFSRSDGRTRSFKEVWNNDVPYLVSVNCQFSEGKELWGHGVGIDAYDAYHRADETGAKYDQILKYYYSGITLEKIW; this is encoded by the coding sequence ATGCTTCCCGAAAACAAAAATCAAACGTATTGCCGTAATTATAGACTTCAACCGGATAAAAAACCGAATCTTTTAGTGAATTTGACTTTCGCTTTTTTAATCTTGGTTGTGACCAGCTGCGGACTGCGCCACATTGAAAACACGGTTTATAATAAAAACTCTAACCTGGATCTGCCCCAAAAATTAAACCCATTTCACGTCACCGTGGCCCTGGCTGCGACGCAGACCAATAGCAATGCTTCTCAATTTCTTGAGCAATCCCATGCGAGAGTGAAAATTGTGCCCAATAAGGGATTTACCTTTGAAGCCAAGTTCAAAAATACCGGAGACAATGTTTGGAAAAAAGGTCATGTTTATTTGAAATCAAAAACATCGGGATTGAAATTCAGACACGAATTCTGGCCGGACCCTTTTTTGCCGGGCGCCATGATGGAGGACAGTATCGCTCCGGGACAAGTGGCGACTTTTAGATTCGCGGTGCAAGCGCCGCCCGCCTTCGGAGATTATGACGGCACATTTGTGCTCGCTGACGATAATGTCATGATAAAAGGCGGAGATATTTCCATATCAATGTATGTCACGGATAATCCGGCTAATCCGGATCCGAGAGATTTTGCCGTGGAAAAACCCGCGCCCATAAATACACCCGCGCCGAGCGAAACCGCGGAATTGCCGACTGCCTCGCCAAATAATAGAACCGATTGTCCATATACATTAAGTTCTTCAACAAACGCGGATTCAAATTGCTTGCCTCAAATGGCTTCGACCGGCCCGCGCATCAGAGTGGGACTGTTTTACTCGGACAATGCCTTTGAAATAAAAAACACCAAAGCTTGGCAGCTTTTCGACTCAAACAACAATACAATCGCTTCTTTCGCTGCCAATGAAAAACTCAGCGCGACATTTGATCCTTCGACAAACAAATATTCATATATTAAATCAGACAAAAGCGTTTCCACTTCAAACTATTTGATTTTGAAAAATACCAACAACGGCATTTTTGAAATAACCAGTTTTGAAAACAGACCGGCCTGGAACACCGCCTTAAACGACAATACTTTCTCGGGCGACTTGGAAATCAGGCACAACGATTCAAAAGACAGAACATGGATTATCAATGAACTGCCCATGGAAGATTATTTGCGCGGCATTGCTGAAACAAGCAACGGCTCGCCGATCGAATATTTGAAAACAATGGCCGTGGCCGCCAGAACATACGCTTATTATCACTTCACCAAGGCCACCAAACACGCCGATGAATATTATCATGTGGACGCCACCTACGATCAGGTCTATCGAGGCTACAATGTTTCTTTGCGGCTGAAAGACATGCAAAAAGCCATTGACGAAACCAACGGCATCGTCGCCACTTATGAAGGAAAACCGATCGTGGCCGCTTATTTTTCCAGAAGCGACGGCCGCACCAGAAGCTTCAAGGAAGTTTGGAATAATGATGTCCCTTATCTGGTTTCCGTAAATTGCCAGTTCAGCGAAGGCAAGGAATTGTGGGGTCACGGAGTGGGCATTGACGCGTATGACGCGTATCACAGGGCGGACGAAACAGGAGCAAAATACGATCAAATTTTGAAATACTATTATTCGGGAATCACTTTGGAAAAAATTTGGTGA
- a CDS encoding virulence RhuM family protein — MGHNSSQIILYQTDDGKTKVEVKMEKETVWLSQKQMAELFDCSIDNIALHLKNIYLDRELEEKATSEESSAVQLEGNRQVNRPIKIYNLDAIISVGYRINSLRGTQFRIWATQRLREYIIKGYALDDERLKQGGGRARYFEELLQRIRDIRASERNFYQKITDVYATSIDYRKDDALTKKFFATVQNKIHFAVHGNTAAELIAQRANAEKPNMGLTNFKGNYLTVADAHVAKNYLNEPELKQLNLIVSLYLDFAELQATNDRAMSMENWINKLDDFLKLSEKEILTNAGKISAEKAERLANKEYEKYHAEKSKKIISDFDKEAKRLEEAVDQDK; from the coding sequence ATGGGACATAACTCATCCCAAATCATCCTCTATCAAACCGATGACGGAAAAACCAAGGTGGAGGTTAAAATGGAAAAAGAAACAGTGTGGCTATCGCAAAAGCAGATGGCCGAGCTTTTTGATTGCAGCATAGACAATATAGCCCTTCATCTAAAAAATATCTATCTGGATCGTGAATTAGAGGAAAAAGCAACATCCGAGGAATCCTCGGCAGTTCAACTTGAGGGTAATAGGCAAGTCAACCGCCCTATAAAGATTTATAACCTTGACGCGATTATTTCTGTAGGATATAGGATAAATTCGCTCCGCGGCACTCAATTCCGCATTTGGGCGACTCAACGCTTGCGGGAATATATTATAAAAGGCTACGCGCTGGACGATGAACGCCTAAAGCAGGGCGGTGGACGCGCGAGGTATTTTGAAGAACTCTTGCAACGAATCCGTGACATCCGCGCCAGCGAACGGAATTTTTATCAAAAAATCACAGATGTCTACGCCACCAGCATTGATTACCGCAAAGATGACGCGTTGACCAAAAAATTTTTCGCGACAGTGCAAAATAAAATACACTTTGCCGTCCATGGTAATACCGCCGCTGAATTAATAGCGCAACGCGCGAACGCCGAGAAACCGAATATGGGTTTAACAAATTTTAAGGGCAACTATCTCACGGTCGCCGATGCTCACGTGGCCAAAAACTATTTGAATGAACCTGAATTGAAACAGTTAAATTTAATCGTTTCGCTATATTTGGATTTCGCGGAACTGCAAGCCACCAACGACCGTGCCATGTCCATGGAAAACTGGATAAATAAACTGGATGACTTTTTAAAATTAAGCGAAAAAGAGATTTTAACCAACGCCGGAAAAATCAGCGCCGAAAAGGCTGAGCGGCTAGCCAACAAAGAATACGAAAAATATCACGCGGAGAAAAGCAAAAAAATAATCAGTGATTTTGATAAGGAAGCCAAACGTTTGGAAGAAGCGGTCGATCAGGATAAGTAA
- a CDS encoding queuosine precursor transporter, producing the protein MIHLTKKSFKKLIIALTIYLTSLFAANTLGLKMMPFIFGSHLSVAVFSFPVVFLMTDVIGEVFGKRLAKFFVLAGFISAALFIAYSFISLAMPWSADGEWARQGYNQIFGLSIRMSVASLTAFLIAEYQDVLSFFFFREKLGVKAFWLRSLLSNIWSQLLDSTIFMIIAFAGIYPTRTLISIIITWWLYKVAMGALYTPLSYLGIYLLKEREEAKSVESTKIL; encoded by the coding sequence ATGATTCATCTCACCAAAAAATCATTCAAAAAACTGATTATAGCGTTGACCATCTATCTCACCTCGCTTTTTGCGGCCAATACTCTCGGTCTGAAAATGATGCCGTTCATTTTCGGCTCGCATCTGTCAGTGGCCGTGTTTTCCTTCCCGGTAGTATTTTTAATGACCGACGTCATCGGAGAAGTTTTCGGCAAGCGCCTTGCCAAATTCTTTGTATTAGCCGGATTCATCAGCGCGGCCTTGTTCATAGCCTACTCATTTATCTCACTGGCCATGCCTTGGTCAGCGGATGGGGAATGGGCGAGGCAAGGCTATAATCAAATTTTCGGACTGTCCATTCGCATGAGCGTCGCGTCGCTGACCGCCTTTTTAATAGCCGAATATCAAGACGTGCTGTCATTTTTCTTTTTCCGGGAAAAATTGGGAGTAAAGGCTTTTTGGTTGCGGTCTCTTTTATCCAACATTTGGTCGCAATTGCTGGACTCGACGATTTTCATGATTATCGCTTTCGCGGGCATATATCCGACTCGCACCCTGATCAGCATCATCATCACTTGGTGGCTGTACAAAGTGGCCATGGGCGCGCTTTACACGCCGCTGTCGTATCTTGGTATTTATCTGCTTAAAGAACGCGAGGAAGCCAAATCAGTCGAGTCTACCAAAATTTTATAA
- a CDS encoding GIY-YIG nuclease family protein has product MYIARCNDNSLYTGSRLNIQAREKRHNEGKGAKYTKYRRPVKIIYFEEYNTLREAMQRENQIKRWSKIKKENLIKYGHPTKF; this is encoded by the coding sequence ATGTATATAGCGCGATGTAATGATAACTCCCTATATACCGGATCTCGCTTAAACATTCAAGCAAGAGAAAAAAGACACAATGAAGGCAAAGGCGCAAAATATACAAAATATAGAAGACCTGTAAAAATCATTTACTTTGAAGAATATAATACATTAAGAGAAGCTATGCAGCGAGAAAACCAAATAAAACGTTGGAGCAAAATTAAAAAAGAAAATTTGATCAAATATGGACATCCAACCAAATTTTAA
- the rnc gene encoding ribonuclease III, whose amino-acid sequence MKKDFSKLEKKINVTFENKKLLAQALVHRSYLNEHPSFELNHNERLEFLGDAVLELIVTEYLYNNYDNPEGDLTNWRASLVNSKMLAKLAKDTDLDDFLYLSRGESKDTGKARQYILANAFEAVIGSIYLDQGWDAAKNFICEHLLPELPYILKHKLYMDPKSKLQESSQEKEGVTPTYKVLEESGPDHAKKFVIGVFLGKTLVAKGGGSSKQEAQEDAATKAIKKKKWN is encoded by the coding sequence ATGAAAAAAGATTTCAGTAAATTGGAGAAAAAAATCAACGTTACTTTCGAAAATAAAAAATTATTGGCTCAGGCGCTGGTGCATCGATCGTATCTCAACGAGCATCCGAGTTTCGAATTGAATCACAACGAACGATTGGAATTTCTGGGCGACGCCGTGCTTGAATTGATCGTTACCGAATACTTATACAATAATTACGACAATCCCGAAGGCGACCTGACGAACTGGCGAGCCAGTCTGGTCAACAGTAAAATGCTGGCCAAGCTGGCCAAAGACACTGATCTGGACGACTTTTTATACCTGAGCCGCGGAGAATCAAAAGACACGGGCAAGGCCAGGCAGTATATTTTGGCCAATGCTTTCGAGGCGGTGATCGGCTCCATTTATCTGGATCAAGGCTGGGACGCGGCAAAAAATTTCATTTGCGAACATTTATTGCCGGAGCTGCCGTATATTTTAAAACATAAATTATACATGGATCCGAAAAGCAAATTACAGGAATCCTCTCAAGAAAAAGAAGGGGTCACGCCAACATACAAAGTTTTGGAAGAAAGCGGGCCGGATCACGCCAAAAAATTTGTAATCGGAGTCTTTTTGGGTAAAACACTGGTGGCCAAAGGCGGCGGATCCAGCAAGCAAGAAGCTCAGGAAGACGCGGCCACCAAGGCGATAAAGAAGAAAAAATGGAATTAA
- the nusB gene encoding transcription antitermination factor NusB, which yields MANRHLARTVAMQALFTWDFLEKEDKKIPELINYTFKEFAPNAKDRDFTENIVNGVAKNLKKIDRYITKYAPEWPIDQITQVDRNILRIGVYELIFDKDVPSKVAINEAIEIAKTFGGESSGKFVNGVLGSIYRDMDKVLKTEDKEQLEVKTAAKEPAK from the coding sequence ATGGCCAATAGACACTTAGCCAGAACCGTGGCGATGCAGGCGCTGTTCACCTGGGACTTTTTGGAAAAGGAAGATAAAAAAATCCCGGAGCTTATCAATTACACTTTCAAAGAATTCGCGCCCAACGCCAAGGATCGGGATTTTACGGAAAATATAGTCAATGGTGTCGCTAAAAATTTAAAAAAAATCGACAGGTACATCACCAAATACGCCCCGGAATGGCCGATTGATCAAATCACCCAAGTCGACCGCAATATTTTAAGAATCGGGGTTTACGAATTAATTTTCGACAAGGATGTGCCCTCGAAGGTGGCCATCAACGAAGCGATCGAAATCGCCAAAACATTCGGCGGAGAATCCTCGGGCAAATTCGTCAATGGCGTGCTGGGTTCGATTTATAGAGACATGGACAAGGTGCTGAAAACCGAAGACAAAGAACAACTTGAAGTAAAAACGGCCGCGAAAGAACCGGCCAAATAA
- a CDS encoding DUF4153 domain-containing protein, with translation MQKNTNAKTSFDWTNSLRAIIIGVLTGLGVWGIYLLSVSEKFSSLSEPAVGKSLVMLLEILLFAAFFVYFLLSYKKIKNKGLACASIGLFAAFQAALYFFSFDQTPPLLVYLAMKAVFFTALIGLLLSFCEKSWKKIPEAFYQFINKVFETVVIAGIFGLAALIVIGLFSGLLFLIKFSVPEKLIVLIISVVYSTIGFFAFSLCYDLKKSVIDQEPYTKILKLFSRIFMVISFVMSGLLLLYIIILLPSGFSVILKTGQTSVLFAALASFNIVVLYFTGIFLKHEEAGKKTHRALSISSIALLFESLVMLAVGLFAIVSRINQYGITPDRFLVLFSLAFLALMTVLYCVFAIYRLSDLKTNQYLEGLKLSNLIAILVMIVLSCLFSFGIDLNALSVKSHYNKIKGQAELVNHLDRYFISSKISDSREGKHVADFLKDAYSGASNKNKLDILLSAFQSYRYYYYSTDHTTACAQLLKDIKETETNPEIADFIDVMIETLSTMTYDSFLQGCAEKVSSILNVSSRDAANFCDPQSMPYLSY, from the coding sequence ATGCAAAAAAACACCAACGCAAAAACTTCATTCGATTGGACAAATTCGCTTCGCGCCATCATCATCGGCGTCCTGACCGGTCTTGGAGTCTGGGGCATTTATCTGCTCAGCGTTTCCGAAAAATTCAGCTCATTGAGTGAACCGGCAGTGGGCAAATCGCTGGTTATGCTTTTGGAAATTTTGCTGTTCGCCGCTTTCTTCGTATATTTCCTGTTGTCGTACAAAAAAATAAAAAACAAAGGACTGGCCTGCGCGTCAATCGGGCTGTTCGCCGCTTTTCAAGCCGCGCTGTATTTCTTTTCTTTCGATCAAACTCCGCCTTTGTTGGTTTATCTGGCCATGAAGGCCGTTTTCTTCACCGCGCTGATCGGCTTGCTCCTGTCTTTTTGCGAAAAGTCTTGGAAAAAAATTCCGGAGGCCTTTTATCAATTCATCAATAAAGTTTTTGAAACGGTCGTTATCGCCGGCATCTTCGGCCTGGCCGCGCTTATCGTTATCGGACTTTTCAGTGGTTTGCTTTTTTTGATCAAATTCTCCGTGCCCGAAAAACTGATCGTCTTGATTATTTCAGTGGTGTATTCAACCATCGGCTTCTTCGCTTTTTCTCTCTGCTATGACTTGAAAAAAAGCGTTATTGATCAAGAGCCTTACACCAAAATATTAAAACTCTTTTCCAGAATATTCATGGTTATCTCGTTTGTGATGTCAGGCCTTTTGCTTCTTTACATAATCATTCTTTTGCCGAGCGGCTTTTCAGTGATTCTTAAAACCGGGCAAACCTCGGTGCTTTTCGCGGCGCTGGCCTCGTTCAACATCGTTGTTCTTTATTTCACCGGCATATTTTTAAAACACGAAGAAGCTGGCAAAAAAACGCATCGGGCGCTGTCGATTTCCTCGATCGCTTTGTTATTTGAAAGTTTAGTCATGCTGGCGGTCGGACTTTTTGCCATCGTTTCCCGCATCAATCAATACGGCATCACGCCAGACAGATTCCTCGTTTTGTTCAGCTTGGCGTTCTTGGCGCTTATGACTGTTTTATATTGCGTTTTCGCGATCTACCGTTTATCCGATTTAAAAACCAATCAATATCTGGAAGGTCTCAAGCTCAGCAATCTGATCGCCATTTTGGTCATGATTGTTTTGTCCTGCCTTTTTTCATTCGGCATTGATTTGAATGCGTTGTCCGTGAAAAGTCATTACAACAAAATAAAAGGGCAGGCCGAACTTGTGAATCATTTGGATAGATATTTCATTTCTTCTAAAATCTCCGACTCTCGCGAAGGAAAACATGTCGCCGATTTTTTGAAAGACGCTTACTCGGGCGCTTCGAATAAAAATAAATTGGATATTTTGTTGAGCGCGTTTCAAAGCTATCGTTATTACTATTATTCCACCGACCACACAACGGCCTGTGCGCAATTGTTAAAAGACATTAAAGAAACGGAAACCAATCCGGAAATAGCCGATTTTATCGATGTTATGATAGAAACCTTATCTACTATGACGTATGATTCGTTCCTACAAGGTTGCGCGGAAAAAGTCTCTTCAATCTTAAATGTCTCCTCCCGAGATGCCGCAAACTTTTGCGACCCGCAATCAATGCCTTATCTCAGCTATTAA
- a CDS encoding peptidoglycan DD-metalloendopeptidase family protein, whose product MVKLLLRICDEVGVLGRYIKKAFSYIVKPFIIIGKFIFKFVILPIYKLYLFFKRRTQVFYLPAKSRFFSFFSKKYFIHVVVVFVSFVVVVNNISAKEIRDDNFGEKTAIYAMYNEATLGYIEEVVDSEASAQAKVFSYLDKTMVSNKQTIVIDSQESVAEDQLADSLTTVTQGGAALVKPNFTETNIAQRERSSKISYSVQDGDTLGTIAEKFGISMQTVLWANNLTTRSTIQPGDVLAILPVSGVVHIVKSGETIGKIAQRYDTDAEKIIEFNKLADASDIKIGDELIVPGGTQPAIISAPQYVSNKNVNIAPIKNLINTPPPGATDIPAGKMVWPTSWHVITQYYSLRHYGLDIDGDYNSPIYAAEAGKIIKCGWGTGYGNVIYIDHGNGVQTRYAHMSKFFVSNGQYVEKGQTLGMMGTTGWSTGTHLHFEVRINGSAMNPLSYIR is encoded by the coding sequence TTGGTTAAGCTATTGCTAAGGATTTGCGATGAGGTGGGCGTGCTGGGCAGATATATAAAGAAGGCTTTTTCTTATATCGTCAAGCCGTTTATTATCATCGGAAAATTCATTTTCAAGTTTGTAATCTTGCCGATATACAAGCTTTATTTATTTTTTAAAAGGAGAACGCAAGTTTTTTACTTGCCGGCCAAGAGTAGATTCTTTTCATTTTTTTCCAAGAAATATTTTATTCACGTGGTTGTGGTTTTCGTGTCTTTCGTGGTGGTGGTGAATAATATCAGCGCCAAGGAAATCAGAGATGACAATTTCGGCGAGAAAACCGCCATTTATGCCATGTATAATGAAGCGACTTTGGGATATATCGAAGAGGTTGTTGATAGCGAGGCGAGCGCCCAAGCCAAGGTTTTCAGCTATTTGGACAAAACCATGGTTTCAAACAAACAGACCATTGTCATCGATTCTCAGGAAAGCGTGGCCGAAGATCAGCTCGCGGACAGCTTGACCACCGTAACCCAGGGCGGCGCAGCGCTGGTTAAACCAAATTTCACGGAAACCAATATCGCTCAGCGGGAAAGAAGCTCCAAAATATCTTACTCGGTGCAAGACGGCGATACTTTGGGCACTATCGCCGAAAAATTCGGTATTTCCATGCAAACCGTTTTATGGGCGAATAATTTAACGACCAGAAGCACGATTCAGCCGGGAGATGTCTTGGCTATTTTGCCGGTTTCCGGCGTTGTCCATATAGTTAAATCCGGAGAAACCATCGGCAAGATTGCGCAACGCTATGACACCGACGCTGAAAAGATTATTGAATTCAACAAATTGGCTGACGCGTCGGATATTAAAATCGGAGATGAACTGATCGTGCCGGGCGGCACTCAGCCGGCCATCATTTCCGCGCCGCAATATGTCAGCAATAAGAACGTGAATATCGCGCCGATTAAAAATTTGATTAACACTCCCCCGCCCGGAGCGACGGATATTCCGGCCGGGAAAATGGTTTGGCCGACGTCTTGGCACGTAATTACTCAATATTACAGTCTTCGACATTACGGCTTGGACATTGATGGAGATTATAATTCTCCGATTTACGCGGCCGAGGCCGGCAAAATCATCAAATGCGGCTGGGGCACGGGTTACGGCAATGTCATTTATATTGATCACGGCAACGGCGTGCAGACTCGTTACGCCCACATGAGCAAATTTTTCGTCTCCAACGGACAATATGTCGAAAAAGGACAGACCCTGGGCATGATGGGCACGACCGGCTGGTCCACTGGAACGCACCTTCACTTTGAAGTCAGAATAAACGGCTCGGCCATGAATCCGTTGAGCTATATCAGATAA